In Moorena sp. SIOASIH, the following proteins share a genomic window:
- a CDS encoding DNA cytosine methyltransferase produces the protein MSKISCLELFAGAGGLATGIRLSGVQHKAFIDWNKNACQTLSHNYSDKLVHNIDIRQFDFNQFGYVDMIAGGPPCQPFSMGGKHKGNRDQRDMFPYVCKAITTCIPKVFIFENVKGLLRKTFARYFDYLILRLIYPDVDRKDGENWDDHLRILEKIHTSGNYEGVKYKVVFRLVDAADYGIPQRRERVFIVGIREDLTIQWSFPKKTHSLDGLLWSQFVSYDYWEKHGIKPSTTENLDKRTQQRVNRLKQQLTLFTPSLKPWKTVRDQIGKLPEPDSLGSFDLEHVLRKGARIYPGHTGSYIDMPSKALKAGDHGVPGGENMIRYRDGRVRYYTTYEAKRIQTFPDNYKIFGSWTEAMRQIGNAVPVELSHHIADSLVKVI, from the coding sequence ATGTCTAAAATTTCGTGCTTAGAGCTATTTGCTGGCGCGGGGGGTCTAGCCACAGGTATTCGGCTATCTGGAGTCCAACATAAAGCTTTTATTGACTGGAATAAAAATGCCTGTCAAACCTTGTCCCATAACTACAGTGACAAGCTTGTTCACAATATAGATATTCGTCAATTCGATTTTAATCAGTTTGGTTATGTAGACATGATTGCAGGTGGACCTCCTTGTCAGCCATTTTCCATGGGGGGTAAGCATAAGGGTAATAGGGATCAACGAGATATGTTTCCCTATGTTTGTAAGGCAATAACCACTTGTATACCTAAAGTTTTTATCTTTGAAAATGTCAAAGGTCTTCTGAGAAAAACCTTTGCCAGATATTTTGACTACCTTATTTTAAGATTGATTTATCCTGATGTTGACCGGAAGGATGGAGAAAACTGGGATGATCATCTGAGGATACTGGAAAAAATCCATACCTCAGGTAACTATGAAGGCGTTAAATACAAGGTAGTTTTTCGATTAGTTGATGCCGCCGATTATGGCATTCCTCAACGCCGGGAACGGGTGTTCATTGTTGGCATCAGAGAAGATTTAACTATCCAATGGTCTTTCCCGAAAAAAACTCATTCTCTCGATGGGTTACTTTGGTCACAATTCGTTAGTTATGATTATTGGGAGAAGCATGGAATCAAGCCTTCAACCACTGAAAATCTAGATAAACGAACCCAGCAACGAGTTAATCGGCTAAAGCAACAACTCACTCTATTCACGCCATCGTTGAAACCCTGGAAAACAGTTAGAGACCAAATTGGAAAACTTCCAGAACCTGATTCATTAGGTAGTTTTGACCTTGAGCATGTCTTAAGAAAGGGAGCAAGAATTTATCCTGGACATACTGGCAGCTACATTGATATGCCTTCCAAAGCTCTAAAGGCAGGAGATCATGGTGTACCTGGAGGAGAAAATATGATTCGTTATCGTGATGGTCGAGTCCGCTATTACACCACTTATGAAGCTAAGCGCATCCAAACTTTTCCAGATAATTATAAAATTTTCGGCTCATGGACAGAAGCAATGAGGCAGATAGGCAATGCTGTACCTGTAGAACTAAGTCACCATATCGCTGATTCTTTAGTTAAGGTTATCTAG
- a CDS encoding Eco29kI family restriction endonuclease yields the protein MPKSGIYSKFSLVNRTAFCIPIYVGKAVPKGWRQARQTSSNKSKGYELNNRLRQHSRSISLGEGLELSDFFCRFIILEDKESDLIGTVEAALIRKYQPIWNTLIDGFGNHDPGKGRYEQAKSDWDVCHPGRAWADKCQGIHSDKNQLYKSIEEFLENLDQENV from the coding sequence ATTCCAAAATCTGGCATTTACTCAAAGTTTAGTTTAGTCAATAGAACGGCATTTTGTATACCCATTTATGTAGGTAAAGCAGTTCCAAAAGGTTGGAGACAAGCCAGGCAAACATCATCTAATAAATCTAAAGGTTATGAACTAAACAATCGCCTCCGGCAACACAGTCGTAGTATCTCCCTTGGAGAAGGGCTGGAGCTGTCAGACTTTTTTTGTCGATTTATAATTCTTGAAGATAAAGAGAGTGATTTAATCGGGACTGTTGAAGCTGCGTTGATCCGGAAGTATCAACCAATTTGGAATACACTCATTGACGGTTTTGGTAATCATGATCCTGGTAAAGGTCGATATGAACAAGCAAAATCTGATTGGGATGTTTGTCACCCAGGGCGTGCTTGGGCAGACAAGTGCCAAGGTATCCATTCAGACAAAAACCAACTATACAAAAGTATTGAAGAATTTTTGGAAAATTTAGATCAAGAAAATGTCTAA
- a CDS encoding DUF29 domain-containing protein: MSTSDLYDQDFVLWTETTCQQLKTRNFDDLDIDNLIEEIASLGRGDRREVQSRLKVLMEQLLKRQYVDSEPDYRGWENTIDEQREQINLLLSESPSLKPYLESVFSDCYKYPLKKVSRNYPSVSFPQNCPFTSDILDQD, from the coding sequence ATGAGTACTAGTGACTTGTATGATCAGGATTTCGTTCTGTGGACTGAGACAACTTGCCAGCAACTCAAAACAAGAAACTTTGATGACTTGGATATAGACAATTTAATTGAGGAGATAGCATCCTTAGGAAGAGGGGATAGACGAGAGGTTCAGAGCAGACTTAAAGTTTTGATGGAACAGTTGCTAAAAAGGCAGTACGTGGATTCAGAGCCTGATTATCGAGGCTGGGAAAATACTATCGATGAACAAAGAGAACAGATTAATCTTCTGTTGTCTGAATCTCCTAGCCTCAAGCCTTATCTTGAATCGGTCTTTTCCGATTGCTACAAATATCCACTGAAGAAGGTGAGCAGGAATTATCCATCTGTTAGTTTCCCCCAGAATTGTCCTTTCACTTCTGATATTTTAGATCAAGATTGA
- the petA gene encoding cytochrome f: MRTPDVSVMVNRGKGMIARAIVLVVAAVALFFASDLALPQSAAAYPFWAQQTAPETPREATGKLVCANCHLAEKPTEVEIPQSVLPDSVFEAVVKIPYDLEAQQVDGSGEKAGLNVGAVVMLPEGFKIAPPDRIPEEIQEEIEDLYYQPYREDQENVVIIGPLPGEEYQEIVFPVLSPDPRTEKDIHFGKYQLHVGANRGRGQVYPTGDLSNNNAFNASATGEITKITFEEYVGYEVTIKTPDGKTVVDMVPAGPELLVSEGDKVVSGQPLTSDPNVGGFGQRDVEVVLQDPARIKWLMLFIGAIMLSQVLLILKKKQVEKVQAAEMNF, encoded by the coding sequence ATGAGAACACCTGATGTATCGGTGATGGTTAACCGTGGCAAGGGGATGATTGCCAGAGCTATCGTTTTGGTTGTGGCAGCTGTGGCGCTTTTCTTTGCCAGTGATCTGGCACTTCCCCAGTCAGCTGCTGCCTATCCCTTCTGGGCACAGCAAACTGCTCCAGAAACCCCTCGTGAAGCTACTGGTAAGCTGGTTTGTGCTAATTGTCACCTAGCAGAGAAACCGACAGAAGTGGAAATCCCCCAATCGGTACTGCCAGATTCTGTATTTGAAGCTGTGGTTAAGATCCCCTATGACCTAGAAGCACAGCAGGTCGATGGTAGTGGTGAGAAAGCTGGCTTAAATGTGGGTGCCGTGGTGATGTTACCCGAAGGTTTCAAGATTGCTCCTCCTGACCGGATTCCGGAGGAAATCCAAGAAGAAATCGAGGACCTGTACTACCAACCTTACCGCGAAGACCAGGAAAATGTGGTAATCATTGGTCCTCTACCGGGTGAGGAGTATCAAGAAATTGTGTTCCCAGTTCTGTCTCCTGACCCCAGAACTGAGAAAGATATCCATTTTGGTAAATACCAGCTTCATGTCGGTGCTAACCGGGGACGGGGTCAGGTTTACCCCACTGGGGACCTTAGCAATAATAATGCCTTCAATGCTTCTGCCACTGGTGAAATTACCAAAATTACCTTTGAAGAATATGTTGGCTACGAAGTCACTATCAAGACACCAGACGGGAAGACTGTAGTTGATATGGTTCCCGCTGGCCCAGAGTTACTGGTCTCTGAAGGAGATAAAGTAGTATCAGGACAACCTCTGACTAGTGATCCTAATGTTGGTGGATTTGGTCAAAGGGATGTGGAAGTGGTCTTACAAGACCCAGCTCGGATTAAGTGGTTGATGCTCTTCATCGGCGCGATTATGCTATCTCAAGTGTTGCTAATTCTGAAGAAGAAGCAAGTTGAGAAGGTGCAAGCTGCTGAAATGAATTTCTAG